The DNA segment CCCCGGTTGTTCCCGGCACTCCGCCCCCGCCCCGCCGCGGGATTCACGGGTGCAGCTCGATCTGGCTGACCGCCTCTTCCCCCGGTTCCTCGTAGGGCTTCGGAGGGTCCGCCTGCCCGAGGAATCCGTAGTGTTCCAAGCCCTCGAAAAATCCCGCCAGCCCCTTTTCACGGGCGTGGTAGATCCTGGGTCGCGGGACGATCTGGCGGAGGATGCGGTCCCCGTCGGAGGGAATCACCGAAAGGTTCCTGCCCCGCACGGCCCCCATGTCATTTCCATAGCCCGCGAAGTAGAAGATATGCCCCGGCTCGATCCCCCAGCGGTGCTCGATGTAGCGGAGCGCCACATCCTTCCCCCCCCGCAGCGGCACCACATCCACGAACGAACGTGCGGTGACCATGACCTTCGCCGCAATGCCATTTTCCCGGAGCATGCGCTGGATCGCCATCCGTCCCGGTGCCCGGGAAGCATCCATGAGGTAGGAAACCTTGAAGTCGTGCTGGCTGTTCTCCGCCTGCAGGGTGAGCCCCGGCGTGTCCGCCAGCGCCTCCATGACCTGGTCCCGGTTCCAGCGGGCGGAAACCTGATGCCGCCACCGGTCATCCCTCACACCCCGCGTCCCATAGTGGATCTCCGCCCCCAGGCTGGAAATCAGGAACCCCGGCTCCGGCAGATCATGCCTCCGGATGAAGTCCCGGGCTTCCTCCAGGTGCATGCCCGTCGCGATGCCCAGCCCCAGGCGGCTGCCGTCGAACAGGCTCCGCCACCGCCGGACGAGGTCCGCCGGTTCCTCCCCGATGCCCGCCGGGAGATCCATCACCACCCAACGGTCACTGGCAATGAGCGCCCCCTGGGAGCCGCTGGTTCTGGCCGGCCTGGAGGGCGGGAGGATCTCCCGGATCTCCGACAAGTACCGCTCCACATGCCGGCTCCATGAATAGTGCCGCCGGACGTTCGTGGAGCCATTTGCGGAAAGCTGGCTCCGGCGCTCCGGATCCGCCGCGATCTCCTCGATGGCGGTGCCCATTTCCAGTTCATCCATCGGGTCGATGAGCACACCATTCGCGCAGTTCGCCAGGATGTCCCTGGGGCCGCCGTCGTTGGTCGCCACCAGTGGAAGCCCGCCTGCCGCGGCCTCCAGCAACGTGAGGCCGAACGGCTCCGTGAACGCCGGATTGACGAACACCCCTCCCCTTTCCTCCACCCACTGGTAGAAGGCCGGGATTTCCGCCGGTTCATGCCGCTTGGGATAGGCGATCCGGCCATAAAGGTCCGCGTCGTCGATGGCCCGCAGCAATTCGTTCCAAACGCGTTTCGGCCCGTTGGGGAGCTTCGCGAACGAATCCCGGTTCCCGCCGATCACGATGAGGTTGGCATTTTCCCGCAGCCACCGGTTCTTGGAAAACGCCCGCACCAGGGCGGGGAGGTTCTTCCGTTCATCCGCGCGGGCGATGGTCAGAATGGGAACGCGGGAGGGATCCGTCAGGAACGCGCCGAGCTTTCTTTCGACCGAGGCCATCAGCTCCGGGGCGCACTCCCCCTCGAATCTGGAGAGGTCCACGCCGGGTGGGATGACCCGCATGCGGGACTCCGCATACTGGTGGTAGATGGAGTATTGCTCCTCCACTTCCTGCCGGGTGCTGGTGCAGACCAGGTTGGCGGCATCCAGGCTCAGTTCCTCCGCCTCGATTCGTGCGGCGAGGTTGTAGCGTTCCTCCATCTCCGCGAGATCCGCCCCGCCATGCTGCAGGCGCTGGAGTTTCACCCGGCCGAGCGAATGCCCGGTGAAGATGAACGGACACCCGAGAACGGCCGCGAGGTGCCTGCCGACATAGCCGGCATCCGCATAGTGCGCGTGGATCAGGTCCGGGACCCGCCGCTGCTTCCGCAGATAGCTCAGGGTGCTGTCGATGAAGGCATCCAGATGCCGCCACAGCACCTCCTTCCGCAGATAGCGCTTCGGTCCGGCGTCGATCCTGACGATCTCCGCCTTCGGGCCGAGCGGTTCATGGTCCCTGGCGTAGTCGGGTGAAAGCTTGGGATCCGCCACCCTGCGCGTCAGCAGGGAAACGCGGTCCACCGCCGGGTCGAGCGCGAGCGCCTTCACCAGCTCCAGCACGTAGAGGCACTGTCCGCCGGTGTCCGGGTCGCGGCCCAGCTCCATGTGGTCCCCACGGATCAGCCCGTGGATGGATATGTGAATCAGGTCCAATCCCATATCATCAATCCTCCATCACATCATGATACGCGGAGATGAACTCCGACGCGGACCATGCCTGGAAGGCCTTGCCCATGGGTCTGCCGGTCTGGCCGTGGTACCATTCGTTGAACTCCCACTCCTGGTAGATCCCCTGGTGGTTCAGTTCCGCCAGCTTGAGCAGTTCCTTGCGGGCGATGTCACGCAGTCCCAGCCGGTTGATGAACTTCACCCACTGTCCGCCGACCCATCCCCAGATACCGCCGTTGTGGTAGTGGTTCGGCAGGTTGAGGAGATTGACGGTGTAGTAGCTCTTCCAGTCCGGGTCACCCGCGTTCACCACCGGGTAGAGGTTCCTCACCGGGAACGGCTGGTTCACCCCGACGCCCCACATGAAACGGAACGCGACCTTCGCCTTCTCGATGTCGAGCACGTTGAAAAGGAATGCCATCACATTCGCCGGGACGTCACAGCGCCAGTCGAACGAGAACGGCGTCACCTGCGCGAGGAGGTAGCGCGAGTCACCGATGGCGTGCTGGACCTGGTCGAAGTTGACCACGCTGTCCCCTGCGGAGAGCGCGTGGGTGCTGGGCCAGAACCGCTTTAGGATGGCCTGCTTCACCCGCTCCGCGCGCAGGAAGTAGCGGCTGGCGATGGCTTTCTCCCCCAGCAGCTCCATCATCCGCGCGTAACATACATTCGCCCTGCACCACAGGACCTCGTCATAGAGCACGTTGTAGCTGCGGTTGAAGAGATCCATCCAGTCGCCCGCCTCCGGCACCTCCAGCAGTCCGTCCTGGTTGCTGTCATGGGCCTCCAGCCACTGCATGACCCGGGCGATGGCGCCGCGGTATTCGCGCAGCAACTTCACCTCCCGTGTCTTTTCCACGAAGGCGTGCAACGCGATGACGACCCACAGGCCGCTGTCGATGGCGGCGATGCCACCGACGCCGGAGTAGTCCGGCTTTCCGCTGGCGATGTGCACGTTCGCCGGGATCTGGCCGTTCTCCGCCAGATGACCCAGCAGCGTGCGCAGGGTGGCGCGCTGGCAGTCGCGGAAACGGTCGTCATGCGCGGCGAGGCTGCCGGTGATGGCCATGGCCCCGTCCCGCCCCCACACGCTGTTGTAGTTCTCATCCGTGCCGGTCACGGCGTTGTCGCCGATGGAACACGCGCTGAAGCCGAGCGGGGTGACGCATTTCTCCAATGCCTCCAGCGCCTTCTGGTAGGCGGTCTGGATGAAGGACTCCTCGCTGCCCGCAGTGCGCACCGGAGTCTCGAACAAGCGGACGATCTCCGGGTCGTGCGCGTGGTCCTGGATGGAGGACCCGCAGCTTCTGATCTCCTCCACCACGCCATAGTGGACCAGTCCCTCCAGCACACCCGCGGCGCACACCCCGCGGGCACGGTAGGCGTCCGCCTCGATCAGCGCGTCCAGCAGTTCCGGCTCCGCATTCTCCACGGCGATGCCCCTGACTCCGGAAAGCAGGAACATGGAGGCGTCATTCCCGGTGTCCCCGGCAACGACCACCTGCTCCAGCGGGATCTCCAGCTTTTCACAGAGCCACGCCAGCGCGTTGCCCTTGTTCGCGTGCATCGGCAGGATGTCGAGATCCCGTGAGGAGGAATAGACGACCTGCGCGCCGGCATCCGCCAGTTGCTTCCTGAGGGAATCAATGTCGGAGCGGCTTTTCTCCCGCCAGTACCAACTGCTCTTCCACTCATGCTGCTGCTCGTCCGGCTGGGGTTCGATGCCCTCCAGCGCGGAGACGATCTCCCTCACCCGCCGCAGGTCCCATTTCTCGTCAAGGATCGAGGAAAACTCCCTCAGCACCTCATCCTCGGCGACACGCTGGATGGTGGTGCCCACCCCGGCGATGTAGTAGTCCGGATGGGGCAACCCATTCTCCCTCACAATTCGCCGCGCGTCCTTCAGCAGACGCCCGGTGCTATAGACAAGGAGCGGTCTCTCCGCCCCCATGTCCCTCCACGTCACCACGAAATCCGCCGTCGAATCGGGTTTCCCCAACAGCGTTCCGTCCAGGTCCGAACAAAACATCCGGACGTCTTGTTTGATGTCCATCGCGCCGAACTTCGCACAAAACGGGGATGATTCAAACGGTTTCGCTCCATCTAACAGATTCTAACAGGAGTCGTTCCGCCGTGATCCCTTGAACCCCGGGGATTCACAGCGCCCCGGCCCGCCCCGGAAATCCGGATTTATGCACAAAAAAAGAACGGCAACCCTGTGCGGGTTGCCGTTCCGTGAATCGCGGTTCGCGCGAAGGATCAGATGCCCTTCTTGACGACGTCCGTGAGGAGGTCGATGACGCGGTTGGAGTAGCCCCACTCGTTGTCATACCAGCTCACGAGCTTGAAGAACGTGGAGTTCAGCTCGATGGAGGAGCCGGCGTCGAAGATCGACGAGCTCTTGTCGTGGATGAAGTCGGTGGAGACCACTTCGTCTTCGGTGTAGGCGAGGATGCCCTTGAGGTAGGTCTCGGAAGCCTTCTTGAGGG comes from the Luteolibacter sp. SL250 genome and includes:
- a CDS encoding HAD-IIB family hydrolase, which gives rise to MFCSDLDGTLLGKPDSTADFVVTWRDMGAERPLLVYSTGRLLKDARRIVRENGLPHPDYYIAGVGTTIQRVAEDEVLREFSSILDEKWDLRRVREIVSALEGIEPQPDEQQHEWKSSWYWREKSRSDIDSLRKQLADAGAQVVYSSSRDLDILPMHANKGNALAWLCEKLEIPLEQVVVAGDTGNDASMFLLSGVRGIAVENAEPELLDALIEADAYRARGVCAAGVLEGLVHYGVVEEIRSCGSSIQDHAHDPEIVRLFETPVRTAGSEESFIQTAYQKALEALEKCVTPLGFSACSIGDNAVTGTDENYNSVWGRDGAMAITGSLAAHDDRFRDCQRATLRTLLGHLAENGQIPANVHIASGKPDYSGVGGIAAIDSGLWVVIALHAFVEKTREVKLLREYRGAIARVMQWLEAHDSNQDGLLEVPEAGDWMDLFNRSYNVLYDEVLWCRANVCYARMMELLGEKAIASRYFLRAERVKQAILKRFWPSTHALSAGDSVVNFDQVQHAIGDSRYLLAQVTPFSFDWRCDVPANVMAFLFNVLDIEKAKVAFRFMWGVGVNQPFPVRNLYPVVNAGDPDWKSYYTVNLLNLPNHYHNGGIWGWVGGQWVKFINRLGLRDIARKELLKLAELNHQGIYQEWEFNEWYHGQTGRPMGKAFQAWSASEFISAYHDVMED
- a CDS encoding HAD family hydrolase; its protein translation is MDLIHISIHGLIRGDHMELGRDPDTGGQCLYVLELVKALALDPAVDRVSLLTRRVADPKLSPDYARDHEPLGPKAEIVRIDAGPKRYLRKEVLWRHLDAFIDSTLSYLRKQRRVPDLIHAHYADAGYVGRHLAAVLGCPFIFTGHSLGRVKLQRLQHGGADLAEMEERYNLAARIEAEELSLDAANLVCTSTRQEVEEQYSIYHQYAESRMRVIPPGVDLSRFEGECAPELMASVERKLGAFLTDPSRVPILTIARADERKNLPALVRAFSKNRWLRENANLIVIGGNRDSFAKLPNGPKRVWNELLRAIDDADLYGRIAYPKRHEPAEIPAFYQWVEERGGVFVNPAFTEPFGLTLLEAAAGGLPLVATNDGGPRDILANCANGVLIDPMDELEMGTAIEEIAADPERRSQLSANGSTNVRRHYSWSRHVERYLSEIREILPPSRPARTSGSQGALIASDRWVVMDLPAGIGEEPADLVRRWRSLFDGSRLGLGIATGMHLEEARDFIRRHDLPEPGFLISSLGAEIHYGTRGVRDDRWRHQVSARWNRDQVMEALADTPGLTLQAENSQHDFKVSYLMDASRAPGRMAIQRMLRENGIAAKVMVTARSFVDVVPLRGGKDVALRYIEHRWGIEPGHIFYFAGYGNDMGAVRGRNLSVIPSDGDRILRQIVPRPRIYHAREKGLAGFFEGLEHYGFLGQADPPKPYEEPGEEAVSQIELHP